One Betta splendens chromosome 16, fBetSpl5.4, whole genome shotgun sequence genomic window carries:
- the znf407 gene encoding zinc finger protein 407 isoform X2, with protein sequence MDKTTISQKKTVKRKVPESETSGKVQPDDVEMEEDIRDSLSRTENLEETDEKHPEAAPEIKDTLCAVCGFSAKGSRSLKIHYAKKHGKNSKNKGKTPEHIADVSPAEIQQDVDMGELELSASDNSGNIKLDQEDCAQERRVSKRTPKPKMIFSCNYCGQEFRDKAPLDVHVQRHHAKDTPYSYDADDNMDYEEETVKPDVTPVKTNTPMQVVPKHLVNRFQLKCAHCDFRVSTASLLESHTRVKHLDQNWYRCKLCNFFSATSEWMDNHLSSDNHKQKQKGREAAESPHEVYVECVSHTSGGDATPTTDRAAADEEGDTLTEGEQETEGVTEAVDAFSEEEDLDLEPPKKKRGRPKQGSTTTCGYCGLVVSNATNLSVHVRRKHSKEYGYSCTLCNYSCVTKGDMDRHCITKKHVRRTQECVNKDTVNNQQEPTITQTQEPNGASETTDKEQGSNDMASDEHSKEEQTSQRKPDTVNSCSHCDFVALSIPSLHLHIRRRHTKEFEYVCLACSYYAVTSREMSRHASTEKHKQKSQKYLEQPGSEGQSALKMKEVIELARASVDADGDPPSPAEESEACPNDIQTVECQITAVGTDLEAGVSGSADEKHSESVTSTGASQPVTDPQQTPADLQPPPQELREEEDKQGDEEINADGMNVNAKSGLSQTDTHLSKAPPFDACIVSMKVLAEQELQESLALEGEAAVICLTGGSPTPIDPLPSSSAYVKKVKPKEGRARDEAKGNSSRIRCEDCGFMADGLSGLSVHVSMKHPSKEKHFHCLVCGKSFFSESNLHQHLNSAAHHRNEQNSVEELPEGGASFKCVKCTDRFETEQDLFVHIKEKHEELLREVNKYVLEDTEQINREREENQGSVCKYCGKVCKSSNSMAFLAHIRTHTVPPAAITMQAVEELVRRSVQKEVFVLRKSLDELAQDNKKALEDNSSLRRTIVKLEQELHKLRDDNCSVRQALRTMAERARSRNECGDWNDESERREQLLPSPSQERVPPSPTPSPSRSLAGSASSSCAETQVSPHLPSSSDGASTNETLPAPQAPSKPNALPDIVLQPVDPKVEAEIFRNSQLRYGPRRPDEYAAKMFMMIVDFPTYLSWTHKVNWRGSDGKQALPRNVIFKLRELLLRRFNDLTVKEWKEIRDRVNERLRNPRKADPRIEKCFL encoded by the exons ATGGATAAAACCACTATATCACAAAAGAAGACCGTTAAGAGAAAAGTGCCTGAAAGTGAAACTAGTGGTAAGGTGCAGCCAGATGACGTGGAAATGGAGGAAGATATAAGAGACTCACTCAGCAGGACTGAGAACCTTGAAGAAACAGATGAAAAACATCCGGAAGCTGCACCCGAAATTAAGGATACCCTCTGCGCTGTCTGTGGATTCTCAGCCAAAGGCTCACGATCACTAAAGATTCATTATGCAAAGAAGCATGGAAAGAACTCAAAGAACAAAGGTAAAACTCCTGAACATATTGCTGATGTGAGCCCAGCTGAAATCCAGCAGGATGTGGACATGGGGGAGTTAGAACTATCAGCCAGTGACAATAGCGGTAACATAAAGTTGGATCAAGAGGATTGTGCTCAAGAGAGGAGAGTAAGCAAACGAACTCCAAAACCCAAGATGATTTTTTCCTGCAACTACTGTGGCCAAGAATTTAGGGACAAAGCTCCACTAGATGTTCATGTCCAGAGACACCACGCCAAAGACACTCCATACTCAT ATGATGCAGACGACAACATGGATTATGAAGAGGAAACAGTGAAACCTGATGTCACTCCTGTAAAAACCAATACTCCAATGCAGGTGGTGCCGAAACATTTAGTCAACAGGTTCCAACTGAAGTGTGCACACTGTGATTTTAGGGTTAGCACTGCTTCTCTGCTGGAGAGCCACACACGAGTCAAACACCTAGACCAGAACTGGTACCGCTGCAAATTGTGTAACTTTTTTTCAGCCACATCTGAATGGATGGACAATCATCTGTCCTCAGACAACcacaagcagaagcagaaagggagggaggctgCAGAATCTCCACACGAGGTCTATGTCGAATGCGTAAGCCATACCAGTGGAGGAGATGCAACTCCAACAACTgatagagctgctgctgatgaagaaGGAGACACTTTGACTGAAGGGGAACAGGAAACTGAAGGGGTGACCGAGGCTGTTGATGCGTtttctgaggaggaggatttagATCTTGAACCTcccaaaaagaaaagaggaagaccAAAGCAAGGATCTACAACCACCTGCGGTTACTGTGGCCTGGTGGTGTCTAATGCTACCAACCTTAGTGTTCATGTGCGTCGTAAACACAGCAAGGAGTATGGCTACAGCTGCACCCTATGCAACTATAGCTGTGTCACTAAAGGTGACATGGATCGCCACTGTATCACAAAGAAACATGTTAGGCGCACACAGGAGTGTGTAAATAAGGATACAGTTAACAATCAGCAGGAACCCACAATTACGCAAACCCAAGAACCAAATGGAGCCTCGGAGACCACGGACAAAGAGCAGGGGTCGAACGACATGGCCTCTGATGAACATAGCAAGGAGGAGCAAACAAGCCAAAGAAAGCCTGACACAGTCAATTCTTGCAGCCACTGTGATTTTGTGGCTCTGTCAATTCCTTCCCTCCATCTTCACATCAGGAGAAGGCACACCAAAGAATTTGAGTATGTCTGCCTTGCATGTAGCTACTATGCTGTGACCAGCAGGGAAATGTCTCGCCATGccagcacagaaaaacacaaacagaaaagccAGAAATACCTGGAACAACCAGGGAGCGAAGGGCAAAGCGCTTTGAAAATGAAGGAGGTCATTGAGCTGGCCAGGGCAAGCGTTGATGCTGATGGTGATCCCCCTAGCCCTGCAGAGGAGTCTGAAGCTTGTCCTAATGACATTCAAACTGTGGAATGTCAGATTACAGCTGTCGGCACAGACCTGGAGGCCGGTGTGTCTGGCAGTGCCGATGAGAAGCACAGTGAGAGTGTTACTTCCACTGGTGCCAGTCAGCCTGTGACTGATCCACAGCAGACGCCAGCAGATCTTCAGCCACCTCCACAAGAGCTCCGAGAGGAAGAGGATAAACAAGGAGATGAGGAAATAAATGCTGATGGGATGAATGTAAATGCAAAAAGTGGCCTCTCTCAAACAGACACTCACTTGTCCAAAGCTCCTCCCTTTGATGCCTGCATTGTATCCATGAAGGTCCTCGCTGAGcaagagctgcaggagagccTGGCTCTAGAAGGCGAGGCTGCAGTGATTTGTCTGACTGGAGGCTCCCCAACGCCCATTGACCCCCTGCCTTCCAGTTCTGCATATGTGAAGAAGGTCAAACCCAAGGAGGGGAGGGCGAGAGACGAAGCTAAAGGCAACAGTTCCCGCATACGCTGCGAGGACTGCGGCTTCATGGCCGACGGCCTCAGCGGCCTCAGCGTCCACGTCTCCATGAAGCACCCTTCCAAGGAGAAGCACTTCCACTGCTTGGTGTGCGGCAAGTCGTTCTTCTCGGAGAGCAACCTGCACCAGCACCTGAACAGCGCCGCCCACCACCGCAACGAGCAGAACAGCGTGGAGGAGCTGCCCGAAGGGGGGGCCAGCTTCAAGTGCGTGAAGTGCACCGACCGCTTTGAGACGGAGCAGGACCTGTTCGTCCACATCAAGGAGAAGCATGAGGAGCTCCTGAGGGAGGTCAACAAGTACGTGCTGGAGGACACGGAGCAGATCAACCGCGAGCGGGAGGAGAACCAGGGCAGCGTGTGCAAATACTGTGGCAAGGTGTGCAAGAGCAGCAACTCCATGGCCTTCCTGGCACACATCCGCACACATACTG TGCCTCCTGCAGCCATCACCATGCAGGCAGTGGAGGAACTAGTGAGGCGGAGTGTGCAGAAGGAAGTCTTCGTGCTACGAAAGTCTTTGGATGAGCTTGCGCAGGACAACAAGAAGGCGCTGGAGGACAACTCGTCTCTCAGGAGAACCATTGTGAAGCTGGAACAAGAGCTGCACAAACTTCGTGATGATAACTGTTCTGTCCGGCAGGCTCTCCGGACGATGGCGGAGAGGGCCCGGTCTAGAAACGAATGTGGCGACTGGAACGATGAGAGCGAGAGACGAGAACAGCTGCTTCCAAGTCCATCGCAAGAGCGGGTTCCTCCCTCGCCCACACCCAGTCCTTCGCGCTCATTGGCCGGCAGCGCCTCCTCAAGTTGTGCAGAGACGCAGGTTTCACCCCACTTGCCATCATCATCAGATGGGGCTTCCACTAATGAGACTCTACCGGCTCCACAGGCACCATCTAAACCTAATGCTCTACCAGACATTGTTTTGCAGCCTGTGGATCCAAAGGTAGAGGCAGAGATTTTTAGAAATTCCCAGCTCAGATATGGGCCTCGTCGTCCGGATGAATATGCAGCAAAGATGTTCATGATGATCGTGGACTTCCCCACCTATCTGTCCTGGACACACAAGGTGAACTGGAGGGGGTCTGACGGCAAACAGGCCCTTCCCAGGAATGTCATTTTCAAGTTAAGGGAACTGCTTTTGCGCCGTTTTAATGATCTTACAGTCAAAGAATGGAAAGAGATCAGAGACCGTGTTAATGAAAGACTGCGAAACCCCAGGAAGGCGGATCCCAGGATAGAAAAGTGTTTCCTCTGA